From one Myxococcales bacterium genomic stretch:
- a CDS encoding alpha-glucosidase has translation MPWRIRVAFFCCLLLAVLGCGEDRQTNGDPSAVDDDSVASDEGWHWQLHSDGSLDISRDDRLLFTITGVERRLFNPNVGMLFGFYFINPGMVRTETLYLTKAADRVILNAGNQEVGEITFDETAAGNLRVLVSLRKDQAGRAIRLRFALSAEDRFWGFGEQYNFVDFRGQKMPVWVQEQGVGRRPLPLLPTQGDLHDTYFPMPYFLDPAAGKGFLLENTTYSLFDLGSFSSREWSVEAWDGATASFLVLPGPKPAAIVTQLTAEIGRPDRIPPDWAFAGVWLAAQGGTEMVAARLETALEAGIPVSAVWVQDWVGLRNFGLQNFGVKYHWTLDEQLYPNLREWIASLDERGIRFLGYFNPFIVPRYDQYAAAEKRGYLIRRPDGRVYQFPIITFVGSLLDVTNPQAGAWFQDFARRAIDLGMRGWMADFGEWLPYDAVLDNGAAPTTHNLYPTLWHRLNREALEEAYPDGDYVLLTRSGFSGEQRVAQIVWAGDQEASWDPYDGLPTVVTAGLTIGLAGIPFFTHDIAGFSGGPSTQELYLRWTELGAFTPVMRTHEGLQKLENHNFDSDPKTLAHFTRFAKIHAALFPYFAQLANEARAMGLPLIRHTELVDPDWAESLQAHGQWMIGDDLLLAPVVTEGGEQVKVYLPEGEWEHLFTGERYSGRTIFTVPAPIGTPAAFFRRGRLAAEVELIRSLN, from the coding sequence ATGCCTTGGCGGATTCGCGTAGCCTTCTTCTGTTGCCTGCTGCTCGCCGTCCTCGGTTGCGGCGAGGATCGCCAGACAAACGGCGATCCATCGGCCGTGGACGACGATTCCGTCGCGTCGGATGAAGGCTGGCACTGGCAACTACATTCCGATGGCAGTCTGGATATTTCGCGGGATGATCGCCTCCTGTTTACCATCACGGGTGTCGAGCGCCGGCTGTTCAATCCGAATGTCGGCATGCTGTTCGGTTTCTATTTCATCAATCCCGGAATGGTGCGTACCGAGACCCTCTACCTCACGAAAGCGGCCGATCGGGTGATTCTCAACGCCGGTAATCAGGAAGTGGGCGAAATCACCTTCGACGAAACGGCGGCGGGAAATTTGCGGGTGCTCGTCAGCTTGCGGAAAGACCAGGCGGGCCGGGCAATCCGGCTGCGCTTTGCGCTATCGGCCGAGGATCGGTTCTGGGGGTTCGGCGAACAATACAATTTCGTCGACTTTCGCGGTCAAAAAATGCCTGTTTGGGTTCAGGAACAAGGCGTCGGCCGCCGGCCGCTACCGTTGTTGCCGACCCAGGGCGATTTGCACGACACCTATTTCCCGATGCCCTATTTTCTCGACCCGGCGGCCGGAAAAGGGTTCTTGCTCGAAAACACCACCTATTCGCTCTTCGATCTGGGATCTTTTTCCAGTCGCGAATGGTCGGTGGAAGCGTGGGACGGCGCGACGGCTTCTTTCCTGGTGTTGCCGGGTCCAAAACCGGCCGCGATCGTTACGCAATTGACCGCCGAGATCGGCCGTCCCGACCGGATTCCGCCCGATTGGGCATTCGCCGGAGTCTGGTTGGCGGCGCAAGGCGGCACTGAAATGGTGGCGGCGCGACTCGAAACGGCACTGGAAGCCGGGATCCCGGTTTCGGCGGTCTGGGTACAGGATTGGGTGGGCTTGCGTAACTTCGGGCTGCAAAATTTCGGCGTTAAATATCATTGGACGCTCGATGAGCAGTTGTATCCGAACCTCCGCGAATGGATCGCCTCCCTCGACGAACGCGGCATTCGGTTCTTGGGATACTTCAATCCATTCATCGTGCCGCGTTACGATCAATACGCGGCGGCGGAAAAACGCGGCTACCTGATTCGGCGGCCGGACGGCCGGGTTTATCAATTTCCGATCATCACCTTCGTCGGCAGCCTGCTGGATGTCACCAACCCACAGGCCGGCGCCTGGTTTCAGGACTTCGCCCGCCGCGCCATCGATTTGGGCATGCGCGGTTGGATGGCCGATTTCGGCGAGTGGTTGCCTTATGACGCCGTCCTGGACAACGGCGCGGCGCCCACGACGCACAATCTGTATCCGACGCTCTGGCATCGCCTCAATCGCGAGGCGTTGGAAGAGGCTTATCCGGACGGCGATTACGTTTTGCTGACCCGGAGCGGCTTCAGCGGTGAACAGCGAGTGGCGCAGATCGTTTGGGCGGGCGATCAAGAAGCATCTTGGGATCCTTACGACGGCCTGCCGACCGTCGTCACCGCCGGGCTGACCATCGGCCTGGCCGGCATCCCGTTTTTCACTCATGACATCGCCGGCTTTTCCGGCGGACCCAGCACCCAGGAGCTATATTTGCGCTGGACCGAATTGGGCGCCTTTACCCCGGTGATGCGCACACACGAAGGCCTGCAGAAGCTGGAAAACCACAATTTCGACAGCGATCCGAAAACCCTCGCGCATTTCACTCGTTTCGCCAAAATCCATGCCGCGCTTTTCCCGTATTTCGCTCAACTGGCCAACGAAGCGCGCGCCATGGGCTTGCCGCTGATCCGTCACACGGAGCTGGTCGATCCGGATTGGGCCGAGTCGCTGCAGGCGCACGGGCAATGGATGATCGGCGACGATCTGCTGTTGGCGCCGGTGGTGACCGAGGGCGGCGAACAAGTGAAGGTTTATCTCCCGGAAGGTGAATGGGAGCATTTGTTTACCGGCGAGCGTTATTCCGGACGGACGATCTTCACGGTTCCGGCGCCGATCGGCAC
- a CDS encoding PKD domain-containing protein, protein MTKYFLFMVFLLALGGALFSLSACDSDDDDDNDQAGPADDDNDDDNDDAADDDDNDDDDNDDNDDDDDNDNDNDNDNNDDTPDYAKEPIAVLSGSTHFAAVGDSVSFTGEDSTDPNGSLLTYEYDFGDGQSATGMTAQHAFGAGTFPVVLTVTNEEGYADKSSWLVTAGDLPTGIGALDEIGFAPNYYNPEVIEQGSKPDHGGLLYGFFIVPFDCAPDTILINGLPGNSTDGDVEWCEVIGNELLAGDIAILRCHSYSAAFDAGDPVTIQIKQGETEIWSYSGTLPAPSLTPSYITANVAADEILVHVRNDAEDSLTVTGLSIDGLDVSNYVSIDNPQIAPGELALIRVPQPAGVEFGPWRVFSVHGTDGRAALTVSRSLRLFPPIFPVGDWNGDDAFTDEAALQTYLSVGINMFIYYPSDTNPPETVFALAEENDFYLFTHQGEPDAYFQNFILDWGDHPRLLTNAVSGEGDLSGPAGEALPRVRNNRDLWGDAKPLWIYDACSYQFPAWGTLPDISGMDHYCVWAPKCNYNWPLFYWDRIEFTGYYAFAMKTTAEPRPSWNWTQAMFNTLDINGVQLRCTSADEIRAQFFQNLAYGVKGLLWFNHNPEWDEKCPEEPEQEMAKLVAELRQIDSLLLESDISPAGFIAAVNDETVDLTAAVSPRGIVVLLTNLDYQLNLLTPWEWHEKTDLTIDLYPPNGFEPLNFELLDGGDRSPLTWVKLAPDHWQAVLPALRVGAAILVTPEP, encoded by the coding sequence ATGACCAAATACTTCTTATTTATGGTTTTCCTGCTTGCCCTCGGCGGTGCATTATTTTCTCTTTCCGCCTGCGATTCGGACGACGATGACGACAACGATCAGGCCGGGCCCGCCGACGACGACAACGATGACGACAACGATGATGCCGCTGACGACGACGATAACGATGACGACGACAATGACGACAATGACGACGATGATGACAATGATAACGACAACGATAACGACAATAATGACGATACTCCCGACTACGCCAAGGAGCCCATCGCGGTCCTGTCCGGATCGACGCATTTCGCCGCGGTCGGCGATAGTGTTTCCTTCACCGGCGAGGACTCCACCGATCCGAACGGCAGCCTCCTGACCTACGAATACGACTTCGGCGACGGCCAATCGGCGACCGGCATGACCGCCCAGCATGCGTTCGGTGCCGGAACCTTCCCGGTCGTGCTGACCGTCACCAACGAGGAAGGCTACGCCGACAAATCGAGCTGGTTGGTCACGGCGGGCGACTTGCCGACCGGCATCGGGGCGCTCGATGAGATCGGCTTCGCGCCGAATTACTACAACCCCGAGGTGATCGAACAAGGGTCGAAGCCGGATCACGGCGGTCTGCTTTACGGCTTTTTCATCGTGCCCTTCGATTGCGCGCCGGACACGATTCTGATCAACGGCTTGCCCGGCAATTCGACCGACGGCGACGTGGAATGGTGCGAGGTCATCGGCAACGAGTTGCTGGCCGGCGACATCGCCATCCTGCGTTGTCATTCCTATTCGGCGGCTTTCGATGCGGGCGATCCCGTGACGATCCAGATCAAGCAGGGTGAGACGGAGATCTGGAGCTATTCGGGGACCCTACCCGCTCCCTCGCTGACCCCCAGCTACATCACCGCCAACGTCGCGGCGGATGAAATCCTCGTTCACGTGCGCAACGACGCCGAGGACTCCTTGACTGTGACGGGCCTGTCGATCGACGGCCTGGATGTTTCCAATTACGTCTCGATCGACAATCCGCAAATCGCCCCGGGCGAATTAGCGTTGATCCGCGTTCCCCAACCGGCGGGAGTCGAGTTTGGCCCCTGGCGGGTCTTCTCGGTGCACGGCACGGACGGCCGCGCCGCGCTGACCGTCTCGCGATCCCTGCGCTTGTTTCCTCCGATTTTCCCGGTCGGCGACTGGAACGGCGACGACGCCTTCACCGACGAGGCCGCGCTGCAAACCTATCTGAGTGTCGGCATCAATATGTTCATTTATTATCCATCCGACACGAATCCGCCGGAAACGGTATTCGCCCTGGCCGAGGAAAACGATTTTTATCTCTTTACGCACCAAGGCGAACCGGATGCCTACTTTCAGAATTTCATTCTGGACTGGGGCGATCATCCCCGCTTGCTGACCAACGCGGTGAGCGGCGAAGGCGACCTCTCCGGCCCCGCCGGCGAAGCGCTGCCGCGCGTGCGCAACAACCGCGACCTCTGGGGCGATGCCAAACCGCTGTGGATTTACGATGCGTGCAGTTATCAGTTCCCCGCCTGGGGCACCCTGCCCGACATCAGCGGGATGGACCATTATTGCGTCTGGGCGCCGAAGTGCAATTACAACTGGCCGCTGTTCTATTGGGATCGGATCGAGTTCACCGGCTATTACGCCTTCGCGATGAAAACGACCGCCGAACCGCGCCCGAGTTGGAATTGGACGCAGGCGATGTTCAACACGCTCGACATCAACGGCGTTCAATTGCGCTGCACCTCGGCCGACGAAATCCGCGCCCAGTTCTTCCAAAATCTCGCTTACGGCGTCAAAGGCCTCTTGTGGTTCAACCACAATCCGGAATGGGACGAAAAATGCCCCGAGGAACCGGAACAGGAAATGGCCAAGCTCGTCGCGGAACTGCGGCAGATCGATTCGCTGCTGCTCGAAAGCGACATTTCCCCGGCCGGGTTCATCGCCGCGGTAAACGACGAAACGGTCGACTTGACGGCGGCCGTGAGCCCGCGCGGCATCGTCGTCCTCCTGACCAACCTCGACTATCAATTGAATCTACTGACGCCCTGGGAATGGCACGAAAAAACCGACCTGACGATCGACCTGTATCCGCCGAACGGTTTCGAGCCGCTGAACTTCGAGTTGCTCGACGGCGGCGACCGTTCGCCGCTGACGTGGGTAAAACTCGCGCCGGATCACTGGCAGGCCGTCTTGCCGGCCTTGCGCGTGGGCGCGGCGATTCTGGTCACGCCGGAGCCGTGA
- a CDS encoding flotillin family protein → MYILIFVTILALAFFGIFLAALRRYKRCPSDKILVIYGKTGKDASGQARAARCIHGGAAFVWPLLQDYAFLNLTPIPIDIDLRSALSKQNIRINVPSVFTVGISTEEIIMLNAAERMLGLPQQAIKSIAEDIIFGQLRLTIAMMDIEEINADRDKFLANVSENVETELKKVGLRLINVNIKDIIDESGYIEALGQEAALHAINEAKIKVAQKQRDGEVGKAEAEKEQRIKVSAANATAVQGENLAAVAIANSLADRKVKEAEAQRLSTAAEKVATAKALEEAYAAEKNAEAKRAERDRATQFANTVVKAEIEKERIRLTAEAEAEKLRLEAKGSGDAIYEEMLGKARGLMENLAKQAEGLREYLQVAGGDANKAVMLMIAQQLPEIAKIQVDAIKNLSIDKVVVWDNMGNGKGVPTTANFLAGMLNSLPQYNDLFKMVGLNLPEILVKPAAEGVAPSAPAAK, encoded by the coding sequence GTGTATATTCTCATTTTCGTCACCATTCTGGCGTTGGCGTTTTTCGGTATTTTTCTGGCGGCGCTGCGCCGTTACAAACGCTGCCCGTCCGACAAAATCCTGGTGATCTACGGCAAAACCGGCAAGGACGCGTCCGGTCAGGCGCGGGCCGCCCGTTGCATCCACGGCGGCGCGGCGTTCGTCTGGCCGCTGCTGCAGGACTACGCTTTTCTGAACCTGACGCCCATTCCCATCGATATCGACTTGCGGTCGGCCCTTTCGAAACAAAACATCCGCATCAACGTGCCCTCGGTGTTCACGGTCGGCATCTCGACCGAGGAGATCATCATGCTCAACGCCGCCGAGCGGATGCTGGGCTTGCCGCAGCAGGCGATCAAGTCGATCGCCGAGGACATCATCTTCGGTCAGCTTCGTCTGACCATCGCCATGATGGATATCGAGGAAATCAACGCCGACCGCGATAAGTTCCTCGCCAATGTCAGTGAAAACGTCGAGACCGAACTGAAAAAAGTCGGCCTGCGGCTGATCAACGTGAACATCAAGGACATCATCGACGAATCCGGCTACATCGAAGCGCTGGGCCAAGAAGCCGCCCTGCATGCCATCAATGAAGCGAAAATCAAAGTGGCGCAAAAGCAACGCGACGGCGAAGTCGGCAAGGCCGAAGCCGAAAAAGAACAGCGCATCAAGGTATCGGCGGCCAACGCCACGGCCGTCCAGGGCGAAAACCTCGCCGCCGTGGCCATCGCCAACAGTCTGGCCGATCGCAAGGTCAAGGAAGCCGAGGCCCAACGCCTATCGACCGCCGCCGAAAAAGTCGCCACCGCCAAGGCCCTGGAAGAAGCCTACGCGGCGGAGAAAAACGCCGAAGCCAAGCGCGCCGAGCGTGATCGCGCCACACAGTTCGCCAATACCGTAGTCAAGGCCGAGATCGAAAAAGAGCGCATCCGCCTGACGGCCGAGGCCGAGGCCGAAAAGCTGCGCCTGGAGGCCAAGGGTTCCGGCGACGCGATTTACGAAGAAATGCTCGGCAAGGCGCGCGGTTTGATGGAAAACCTCGCCAAACAGGCCGAAGGCTTGCGCGAATACCTGCAAGTGGCGGGCGGCGACGCCAACAAAGCGGTCATGCTGATGATCGCCCAGCAGTTGCCCGAAATCGCCAAGATTCAGGTCGACGCCATCAAAAACCTGTCGATCGACAAGGTCGTCGTCTGGGACAATATGGGCAATGGCAAGGGCGTGCCGACCACGGCGAATTTCCTGGCGGGCATGCTTAATTCGCTGCCGCAATACAACGACCTGTTCAAGATGGTCGGCTTGAATCTACCCGAAATTCTCGTCAAACCGGCGGCCGAAGGCGTGGCGCCGTCGGCTCCCGCGGCAAAATAG
- a CDS encoding S8 family serine peptidase has product MRRRLFHYFLVILAIGIWPVLLPAANPNWPNGPDQDPREAPPDDPGFAGRWYLLSYINDDYLDTIRPEEIPLGSGVSADRAWQVTTGSPEVVIAVLDSGVVWGTDDLLHKYSLNRGELPLPEGSEYYDANGDGVFNMLDYAADSRVYDVNDNNDLDPGDLIQLFSDGVDSDDNGYVDDICGWDFYQHDNDPHDDIYFGHGTGEAKMAAAEVNNGIEDSGVCPRCLILPVRVGDSFVADVNHFAQGVIFATDSGAQVVLEALGTINNTPFAREAVEYALAHNVSFAASAADENSYHHNYPATYGRTIHTNNVIPDQDLDKVTSFMALDACTNWGSKITVSGASWACSSGATGIMGGALGLIYSRAIEIDLDPPLSSAEVMGLVAMSATDVYRPEAAHNPFIYQSLPGWDKYFGHGRLNVRAAVDLVAPDTIPPEAYIETPAWYEIVGPAQDSISIVGYVDARRGRPYSYRLEAQVGLEPAADGWTVITQENYLSAPLAGELGIVDPNDFPMPQGKAISRDASDHYALLLRLVVDDSLGNEVLYYHQFFLYRDADWAGGFPRDLGGSGEASPLMADLTGDDIFELIVPSADGRVHAFRGDGTELPGWPAPMDYAPGQDPSVVNYLNSAAYRTGEMASDWRQSVLASPAAGDLDLDGTVEVVVASMDGELYVWKADGSLQPGFPVAMDPTHLNPEWKVDYGFMGSPVLVDLDPEPDDALEIVAAGMDQYVYAWRSDGSPVAGWPVLCRDSTGQEGTRIVTTPALAELDADGRPEIVVATNEKYDDYYGRVYALWRDGNDHAGGPFLPNWPVAPFGLEMDYLPYFGTGTPTSPVAADLDHDGYDEVMVHAGVLVPAVYDHNGELIRYMSPLVLGLQNGTIDPLMFTMNGNSSLADLDGSGRLAIIKSGLGLRQGLQLVFAGLRIPADSLVGAWYLDDGSSLRHFPRPFEDIQFVGENIVADLDGDGLPELIGGSGGYYLHAYNHLGDEPAGWPKFTGGWIISSPTVGDMDGDGYLEVAAVTREGYLFVWRTTGPADGNLQWTSHQHDPFNTGNYEFPLPEQNGPVDDDDDDDNDDNDDNNDNDNDNDDNDDNNDDNDDNDLADDDKNSAVPADDDDGERGACGC; this is encoded by the coding sequence ATGCGTCGCCGGCTGTTCCACTATTTCCTTGTCATTCTCGCGATCGGCATTTGGCCGGTTTTGCTTCCTGCCGCCAACCCGAATTGGCCGAACGGGCCGGACCAGGACCCGCGCGAGGCGCCGCCCGACGATCCGGGTTTCGCCGGGCGCTGGTATCTGCTTTCCTACATCAACGACGATTATCTCGATACGATCCGCCCCGAGGAAATCCCGCTGGGTTCGGGCGTCAGCGCCGACCGGGCCTGGCAGGTGACTACCGGTTCGCCCGAGGTGGTCATCGCCGTGCTGGACAGCGGCGTCGTTTGGGGCACGGACGATTTGCTTCACAAATATTCCCTGAATCGGGGAGAACTACCCCTGCCCGAAGGCAGCGAATACTACGACGCGAACGGCGACGGCGTTTTCAACATGCTCGATTACGCCGCGGATTCCCGCGTCTACGACGTCAACGACAACAACGACCTCGATCCGGGCGATCTGATCCAATTGTTTTCGGACGGGGTCGACAGCGACGACAACGGTTACGTCGACGACATCTGCGGCTGGGATTTTTACCAGCACGACAACGATCCGCACGACGACATCTATTTCGGGCACGGCACCGGCGAGGCGAAAATGGCCGCCGCCGAAGTCAACAACGGCATCGAGGACTCGGGGGTGTGCCCACGCTGCCTGATCCTCCCCGTGCGGGTGGGCGACAGCTTCGTGGCCGACGTCAACCATTTCGCGCAAGGCGTCATCTTCGCCACCGACAGCGGCGCCCAGGTCGTACTGGAGGCGCTGGGCACGATCAACAACACGCCCTTCGCCCGGGAAGCGGTGGAATATGCCTTGGCCCACAACGTGTCGTTCGCGGCCAGCGCCGCCGACGAGAACAGTTACCACCACAATTACCCGGCCACATATGGCAGGACCATTCACACCAACAACGTCATTCCCGACCAGGATTTGGACAAGGTGACGAGCTTCATGGCCTTGGACGCCTGCACCAACTGGGGCTCGAAGATCACGGTCAGCGGCGCCAGTTGGGCTTGCAGCAGCGGCGCGACGGGCATCATGGGCGGCGCGCTCGGCCTGATTTATTCGCGGGCGATCGAGATCGACCTGGACCCGCCGTTGTCTTCCGCCGAGGTCATGGGGCTGGTGGCGATGAGCGCGACCGACGTCTACCGTCCGGAAGCGGCGCACAATCCATTCATCTATCAAAGCCTTCCGGGTTGGGACAAATACTTCGGGCACGGCCGCCTCAACGTGCGCGCGGCGGTGGACCTGGTGGCGCCGGACACGATCCCGCCGGAAGCCTATATCGAAACGCCCGCCTGGTATGAGATCGTCGGCCCGGCGCAGGACTCTATTTCGATCGTCGGTTACGTCGACGCCCGTCGCGGCCGCCCTTACAGTTACCGCCTGGAGGCGCAAGTCGGCCTGGAGCCCGCGGCGGACGGCTGGACGGTCATCACCCAGGAAAACTATTTGTCGGCGCCGCTCGCGGGCGAGTTGGGCATCGTCGATCCGAATGATTTTCCCATGCCCCAGGGAAAAGCCATCAGCCGCGACGCCTCCGATCATTACGCCCTACTGCTTCGCCTGGTGGTCGACGATTCCCTGGGCAACGAGGTGCTCTACTACCACCAGTTTTTCCTTTATCGCGACGCCGACTGGGCCGGCGGTTTTCCGCGCGACCTGGGGGGTTCGGGCGAAGCCTCGCCGCTGATGGCTGACCTGACCGGCGACGACATTTTCGAACTGATCGTCCCCAGCGCCGACGGTCGGGTGCATGCCTTTCGCGGCGACGGCACCGAATTGCCGGGCTGGCCGGCGCCGATGGATTACGCGCCGGGACAGGATCCCTCCGTAGTCAATTACCTGAATTCCGCCGCCTACCGCACGGGTGAGATGGCGTCAGATTGGCGGCAGAGCGTTCTGGCCTCGCCGGCGGCCGGTGACCTGGATCTCGACGGCACGGTCGAGGTGGTCGTCGCTTCCATGGACGGCGAATTGTACGTCTGGAAGGCGGACGGTTCGTTACAGCCCGGTTTTCCGGTGGCGATGGATCCCACGCACCTGAATCCGGAATGGAAGGTCGACTACGGCTTCATGGGTTCGCCGGTTCTGGTGGATCTCGATCCGGAGCCGGATGATGCGCTGGAAATCGTCGCCGCCGGAATGGACCAATATGTGTACGCCTGGCGATCGGACGGATCGCCGGTGGCCGGTTGGCCGGTATTGTGCCGTGACTCGACCGGCCAGGAAGGCACGCGCATCGTAACAACGCCCGCGCTCGCCGAGCTCGATGCCGACGGCCGCCCGGAGATCGTCGTCGCCACCAACGAAAAATACGACGATTACTACGGCCGCGTGTACGCGCTTTGGCGCGACGGCAACGACCACGCCGGCGGCCCGTTCCTGCCAAATTGGCCCGTTGCGCCGTTCGGCCTGGAAATGGATTATCTGCCTTATTTCGGCACCGGCACGCCCACCTCGCCGGTGGCGGCCGATCTGGACCACGACGGCTACGACGAGGTGATGGTTCACGCCGGCGTGCTGGTGCCCGCCGTCTACGACCACAACGGCGAACTCATTCGCTATATGTCACCGCTGGTTCTCGGTCTGCAAAACGGCACGATCGATCCGCTGATGTTCACGATGAACGGCAACTCGTCGCTCGCCGATCTCGACGGCAGCGGCCGGTTGGCGATCATCAAATCCGGTCTGGGTCTGCGGCAAGGGCTGCAATTGGTTTTCGCCGGCTTGCGCATCCCCGCCGATTCCCTGGTCGGCGCCTGGTACCTCGACGACGGCTCCAGCCTGCGACATTTTCCCCGGCCCTTCGAGGACATTCAATTCGTGGGCGAAAACATCGTGGCCGATCTCGACGGCGACGGCTTACCCGAGTTGATCGGCGGATCGGGCGGGTATTATCTGCATGCCTATAACCATCTGGGTGACGAGCCCGCCGGCTGGCCGAAATTCACCGGCGGCTGGATCATTTCCTCGCCGACGGTCGGCGACATGGACGGTGACGGCTACCTCGAGGTGGCGGCGGTGACGCGCGAGGGTTACCTCTTCGTCTGGCGAACGACCGGACCCGCCGACGGCAATCTCCAATGGACCTCGCATCAGCACGACCCGTTCAACACCGGAAACTATGAATTTCCGCTGCCGGAGCAAAACGGTCCGGTCGACGACGATGATGACGACGACAACGATGATAATGACGACAACAACGACAACGACAACGACAATGATGACAATGATGATAACAACGACGATAACGACGACAACGATCTGGCCGATGACGATAAAAACTCCGCCGTCCCGGCGGACGACGATGACGGCGAGCGCGGCGCCTGCGGCTGTTGA
- a CDS encoding YncE family protein: MRSTHILWLLIFSLCLLAGAACEELPSYEGEGGILDSPLSLAVHWPYAYVANANFDLSGDKRGFISIVDLETALVRRDKAILGHVKTKPFLSKIILNADGTRAYVAERRNNSIRLFDLTDPVHPVEIDANPDKEGVQGIGVGRQPYGLALSLDEKMLYTACMSSGHVSIVDLETMQLTKNILLSSGINELKFDPAGKFLYVTNRKFNTVTLLDGASGNIVTSFGIPTQSSLAGYDFRGLDFTPDGHYLFVAVKTPSRLLMVDTEKLPMYPTQAVLRELPMDTGPMGVAVTPDGREAWVTNYESESILAVDARTGTLLKSLPSRRGPSDIQIFARPEEPNYYYALAANFKTHTLTLIDTMTKEVIWSIP; encoded by the coding sequence TTGCGATCAACCCATATCCTTTGGCTCCTGATTTTCAGCCTCTGCCTGCTGGCCGGCGCCGCCTGCGAGGAATTGCCCAGCTATGAAGGCGAGGGCGGTATTCTGGACAGCCCGCTGTCCTTGGCCGTGCACTGGCCTTATGCCTATGTGGCCAACGCCAATTTCGACCTTTCCGGCGATAAACGGGGTTTCATTTCGATCGTCGATCTGGAAACGGCGCTGGTGCGGCGCGACAAGGCGATTCTCGGCCACGTCAAAACCAAGCCGTTCCTCAGCAAGATCATTCTGAACGCCGATGGCACGCGGGCGTACGTCGCCGAGCGGCGCAACAATTCGATCCGGCTGTTCGACCTGACCGATCCCGTTCACCCGGTGGAAATCGACGCCAATCCCGACAAGGAAGGTGTGCAAGGCATCGGCGTCGGCCGGCAGCCGTACGGCCTGGCGTTGTCGCTCGATGAAAAGATGCTCTACACAGCCTGCATGAGCAGCGGCCACGTGTCGATCGTCGATCTGGAAACGATGCAATTGACGAAAAACATCCTGCTTTCCTCGGGCATCAACGAATTGAAATTCGACCCGGCCGGAAAGTTCCTCTACGTGACCAACCGCAAATTCAACACCGTGACCCTGCTCGATGGCGCCTCCGGCAACATCGTCACTTCCTTCGGGATACCGACGCAAAGCAGCCTCGCCGGGTACGATTTCCGCGGACTGGATTTTACGCCGGACGGACATTACCTCTTCGTCGCCGTCAAAACGCCCAGCCGGTTGTTGATGGTCGACACCGAGAAACTGCCGATGTACCCGACTCAGGCCGTCCTGCGCGAATTGCCGATGGACACCGGGCCGATGGGCGTGGCCGTGACTCCGGACGGCCGGGAAGCCTGGGTGACGAACTACGAAAGCGAATCGATTCTCGCCGTCGACGCGCGCACGGGCACCTTGTTGAAGTCGCTGCCGAGCCGCCGCGGGCCGTCGGATATCCAGATTTTCGCCCGGCCTGAAGAACCGAATTACTATTACGCGCTGGCGGCGAATTTCAAAACTCACACGCTGACCTTGATCGATACCATGACCAAGGAAGTGATATGGTCGATCCCATGA